A region of Nitrospinota bacterium DNA encodes the following proteins:
- a CDS encoding aldo/keto reductase, translating into MEYRKLGDSDLEVSVIGFGAWGIGGAPFWSSEGDHPSCKAILKAVDLGINFFDTAPVYGFGHSEELLGKTLKPVRDKVILATKCGLVWEKEQLGAITKNATRESILKEIEQSLRRLQTDVIDLYQVHWPDVNTPQEETMQTLLEIQAQGKIRHIGVSNYSVAQMQECLKVGKIVSLQPEYSLLERSIEKETVPFCIGNQIGIIAYSPLASGVLTGKYDKTTQFKDWRSKGIIGTFTGEGYEKNIDKVNKLKEVATAAGKTCGQMAINWVTRQPGLATALVGVKNERQMEENLGSVGWEPSPDQQEKIDAIFN; encoded by the coding sequence ATGGAATATAGGAAACTAGGCGACAGCGATTTGGAAGTGTCGGTGATCGGGTTCGGCGCCTGGGGCATCGGCGGCGCTCCATTCTGGAGTTCAGAGGGGGACCACCCCTCCTGTAAAGCCATTTTGAAAGCCGTCGATCTGGGCATCAATTTTTTCGATACCGCCCCGGTTTACGGCTTCGGCCATTCCGAGGAGTTGCTGGGGAAGACCCTCAAACCGGTACGCGATAAAGTGATTCTGGCCACCAAGTGCGGACTGGTGTGGGAGAAGGAACAATTGGGGGCGATCACTAAAAATGCTACCCGAGAGTCCATCTTGAAGGAGATCGAGCAGAGTTTGCGCCGCTTGCAGACCGATGTCATCGATCTCTATCAGGTGCATTGGCCGGACGTGAACACCCCGCAGGAAGAAACCATGCAAACGCTTTTAGAAATTCAGGCGCAGGGAAAAATCCGTCATATCGGCGTCAGCAATTATTCGGTAGCGCAGATGCAGGAATGCCTGAAGGTCGGAAAGATCGTTTCCCTGCAACCGGAATACAGTTTACTTGAGCGCTCCATCGAGAAGGAAACCGTGCCTTTCTGCATTGGAAACCAGATCGGGATCATCGCCTACAGCCCGTTGGCGTCCGGCGTGTTGACCGGGAAATACGACAAAACCACCCAATTCAAAGACTGGCGCAGTAAAGGCATTATCGGCACATTCACAGGTGAGGGCTACGAAAAAAATATCGACAAGGTGAATAAGCTTAAAGAAGTGGCGACAGCCGCAGGTAAAACCTGTGGCCAGATGGCCATCAACTGGGTGACCCGCCAACCCGGCCTGGCCACGGCGCTGGTGGGCGTCAAGAATGAACGCCAGATGGAAGAAAACCTGGGTTCCGTGGGATGGGAACCCAGCCCCGACCAGCAGGAAAAAATCGACGCCATTTTTAATTGA
- a CDS encoding pyridoxamine 5'-phosphate oxidase family protein, whose product MIENFTELAFTESVKAQQEKYGSRAAYSRMEQGGEFRNQLTWQERGFIESRDSFYMSSVGENGWPYMQFRGGPKGFLKVLNDNTLAYADFRGNGQYISTGNFNANNKTVLFLMDYTKQQRLKIWAETKVIDASDDSELLKQLSDPDYKAKVVRIITFKVHAFDWNCPQHITPRFTAEEFKKSGVS is encoded by the coding sequence ATGATTGAAAACTTTACTGAACTCGCATTTACAGAAAGCGTCAAAGCTCAGCAGGAAAAATACGGATCGCGAGCCGCCTATTCAAGAATGGAACAGGGAGGAGAATTCCGCAATCAATTGACCTGGCAGGAACGCGGGTTCATCGAATCAAGAGATAGTTTTTATATGTCTTCTGTCGGTGAAAACGGTTGGCCCTACATGCAGTTTCGCGGTGGTCCCAAAGGGTTTCTGAAAGTGTTGAACGACAACACCCTGGCCTATGCCGATTTTCGCGGCAACGGACAGTACATCAGCACCGGGAATTTCAACGCCAATAATAAAACCGTGCTGTTCCTCATGGATTATACGAAACAGCAACGCCTGAAAATCTGGGCTGAGACGAAAGTCATCGATGCAAGCGATGACTCCGAGTTGTTAAAACAACTCAGTGATCCGGACTACAAGGCAAAGGTTGTGAGAATCATTACCTTTAAAGTTCACGCTTTCGACTGGAACTGCCCGCAACATATCACGCCCCGATTTACGGCTGAAGAGTTCAAAAAATCCGGGGTGTCGTGA
- a CDS encoding DsrE family protein → MKTAIIVMSDPKSGDEAFGRLFNGLATAYESKTQGDDVTVAFLGAGSRWPEIVSKADHPAHALFEEIKGSIAGVSCGCADVFGASEGVKACGVNLLKDNPIPGTNGVASLRKYVKEGYTILSF, encoded by the coding sequence ATGAAAACAGCAATCATCGTTATGTCAGACCCAAAATCAGGTGACGAGGCATTCGGAAGACTTTTCAACGGACTTGCCACCGCCTATGAAAGTAAAACCCAGGGTGATGATGTCACTGTGGCTTTTTTGGGAGCCGGGTCGCGTTGGCCTGAAATTGTCAGCAAAGCGGATCATCCGGCCCATGCGCTTTTTGAAGAGATCAAAGGTTCCATCGCCGGGGTGTCCTGTGGTTGTGCGGATGTCTTCGGCGCATCCGAGGGCGTTAAAGCGTGCGGTGTGAATTTGCTCAAGGACAATCCCATTCCCGGCACGAATGGCGTTGCCAGCCTGCGCAAATACGTCAAAGAGGGTTACACGATTTTATCTTTTTAA
- a CDS encoding TetR/AcrR family transcriptional regulator, producing MSAKILKREELLLKLFSIFRRSGFDGATLAVISEETGLGKASLYHHFPGGKIQMAEDVLRFVEDWNDQNLIVPLGGKGRPKQKIKNMMITVNDMYEGGKTGCLIGALVPENAFSIYQDQIKRILIKWIEAIAGVLVEYRIEPKESLLRAEEAVAKIQGALIVARGTGQRAVFGRLMKNLPAELLH from the coding sequence ATGTCAGCAAAAATATTAAAACGTGAAGAACTGCTATTGAAACTTTTCTCTATTTTTCGGCGATCGGGGTTTGATGGAGCGACGCTAGCTGTAATTTCTGAGGAAACGGGATTGGGGAAGGCGAGCCTGTACCATCATTTTCCAGGCGGAAAAATTCAAATGGCGGAAGACGTTCTCAGATTCGTGGAGGACTGGAATGATCAGAACCTGATCGTTCCCCTTGGCGGTAAGGGAAGACCAAAACAAAAAATCAAAAATATGATGATCACTGTTAACGATATGTATGAAGGGGGAAAAACCGGATGCCTTATAGGAGCCTTGGTTCCTGAAAACGCTTTTTCTATATACCAGGATCAGATCAAGAGGATTTTGATTAAATGGATCGAGGCAATCGCGGGGGTTCTGGTCGAATATCGGATTGAACCGAAAGAGTCCCTTTTAAGGGCTGAAGAGGCAGTTGCAAAAATTCAGGGAGCCTTGATCGTCGCAAGAGGAACGGGGCAAAGGGCGGTGTTCGGGCGTTTGATGAAAAACCTGCCGGCTGAACTTCTTCACTAA